TGGTGGAGGCGGCGGGAGTCGAACCCGCGTCCGAAAATATTCCACACAGGCATCTACATACTTAGTCTGAAATTTAAAGTTCGTCTTTGATAGTCTCCTTCAGACAGGATACCAAAAAGACTAGTCTGTTTAAGTTTCGCCTTTCCCGGAACAGACATCCGGGTTAGGCTATCCTGCTAGTCGACGCCCTTGCAGGGTGCGCAGGAAAAACCCTGCAGGACGCTAGCTGCTTTACGCAGCTAGGGCGTATTCATAATCATCTGCGATTATATTTAAGTTCCAGTCGTTTAACGAGCGGACAGGAGCTCGGTATGCAGCCTAAGCTTCTTTATCCCCGTCGAAGCCGTTTCGCCCCCAAAAAGGGAAGTTTAAAAGAACAGTTGATATATTTATAAATTAAGCAAAAAAGAGGAAAATGTCAAGATATTCCATGTGCTGATATTCTATGTGATTGATACTTGATAGCATATAAAAAAGAAAAGCATACTTTGTATACTGGTCTGGGTTAGCCGTGAGAACCTTTTGACCGCATCGCCTGCATCAAAAAAATGAGTTGACATTACACAATATGATTTATATATAGATCATTAATGGGCTTAGTTATCTATTAATAAATCATTATGAAGGTGTGACAATGGCGCGAAAAAAGATCGAAAATCACTTGCCATTGCCGGTTCGTCACGCGCTTAAGGAACTGGGCATGCTGATCGCTTCCGGACGTAAGGAAAGGCAGTTTACACAGGCGGAATTGGCAAATCGTGTGGGTGTGGGGCGAATGACCATCGTTCGGATGGAAAAAGGTGCGCCTGAAGTCGCGATCGGAAATTATCTCGCTACTGCATGGATACTTGGATTGCAGGTACTTTCTTGGAATGATTTTGGAGGGCTACGAGCAGACTCATCTGTTGCCGCGTACCTGGAAAAAATTGGTAAGCATTTGCCTGAAAGGATACGAAAGTTAAAGGATGATATAGACAATGACTTCTGAAGCTTTTGTCTGGATATGGCTTCCGGATGAAACTAAACCGGTTTTGTGCGGCAAATTGCAGGAAAAAGCCGGAGAACTTCAATTTTATTATGGCAAAAGCTATCTTGCACGCAGGAATGCGATTTCATTGGATATACGCGAGATGCCTCTGGAAGGTGGCGCTTTCCGCCCACGAATCGGTGAGATGCATGGTGCCATTCGGGATGCTGCACCCGATGCCTGGGGAAGAAGGGTACTTTTATACCGACTGAATCAAAATAAAGTCACCGAGTTTGATTATTTATTAAATGCAGGACCAGATCGCATAGGCGCTTTGGTGGTACAAGAATCATCCGATCGTTATCAGCCAAATGAATTTGAAACTGCAACGATTGAGCAATTGGTTGAAGCGGCCGGATTAATCGAAAACGGTCATCCGCTACCGACCACCTTGGACGCCGCTTTGGTGCATGGCTCCAGTGTAGGGGGAGCCAGGCCAAAAGCATTGCTTTATGATAATCAGTCTAGTTGGATTGCCAAATTCAGCTCCACCACAGATCAGTACCCGGTTGTCCGGAGCGAGCTGGCCGCAATGTGGATGGCCGGGCAGTGCCAAATCCGTGTGCCTTCCTTACGCTTGGTTGAATCACTGGGAAAGGACGTTTTGCTGATTGAAAGGTTTGACCGCATTCGTGTTGCAAACGGTATGAAAAGACGATTTATGATTAGCGGCTTGACAGCTTTACAGCTCCATGAAACCGAAAGCCGTCTTGCGTCTTATCTGGATCTGACGGGCTTTATTAGACGTTATGGAAAAGATGCAGAGCGAGATAACGCACAGCTTTTTCGACGCATGATGTTTAATATTTTGATCGGGAATAATGATGATCATGCCAGAAACCATTCTTTTTTCTGGGACGGAACGCATTATCACCTGACACCGGCTTATGATATATGCCCGATGCTTCGATCCGGTTTGACTGCCAACCAAGCCATGATTGTCGGAAAACAGGGCCGCTTAAGTACCGTAAAGAATGCTCTATCGGAATCGGGCCTTTTCGGGATCACAAAAGACAAAGCTGCTTCCATTAAGGAAGAACTGGTTGATAAAATCGAAACGCTTTGGGCGGAGGCCTCTGATTATGCGGGTTTGACAAAGGTTCAATCTGAATTGTTGCGAAGATCTACAGTTCTATCACAGGGAGTTTTTTATCAGTAATTTTTTCTTTCCCTTTCCAGCTCTCTTTTTTCATCGCGTTTTCGAATGGCTTGGCGTTTGTCATATTTGCGTTTGCCTTTGGCGATGGCCAGGGTGATTTTTACCTTGCCTCTCTTAAAATACACTCTAAGCGGGATCAGGGAAGACCCTTTCTCATTCACCTTGCCATAGAGTCTTTTGATTTCATGTTTGTGCAGCAGAAGTTTTCTGGGCCTTAAAGGGTCGTGATTTCCATAGTAGGCAAAGGGATAGGGGCCGATGTGCATCTGGTGAACAAAGACCTCGCCGTTGACGATTTTGGCATAAGAATCCTTCAGATTCCCCCTGCCCAGTCTTAGAGATTTGACTTCGGTTCCTTTAAGGGCTATTCCGGCTTCAAGTTTGTCCTCGATAAAATAGTTATGCCGGGCTTTGCGATTTTCAGCGACAATTTTTATGTGATTTTCCAAAATTCAAATTTACCATAAGATTCTCCTCCAAATCAGTTGGAGAAGAGAATATGAGGTTTTAAGGGTTCAAGTGAATGTAAACGGCCTGGTACAGATTATATAAACACTTGCGCCTTCTTCACCTGTCTTTTTAATATTTTTAAAGTATGTCTATATAGAAAGGCGTCTCCAGGATTCAGGCTTTTTCTGTATGTATTTGTTTTTCGGTCACTTCCACTCGAACCCCTGATTCCTTGAATCCTGAAATCCTTATTATCCTGATCCAACCAACACTTTTGGAGATGATCCAAGATTACTTATAAGGAGAGACCTGTGCAAGACTACGATTTAACCGGTAAACTCTTTATCCGGAAGAATATCTCCGTAAAATTCCTTCAACAGGTTAAAAATACCATCGGCGGATGTTTGTTTCAAAACATCTTTCATAATCTGTTGTGAACTTTCCACACTGAGCGATCTGATCATGGCCTTTACTTCCGGTATGGATTGAGGGTTCATGCTTAATTCATCCATTCCCATGCCCAGAAGTACCGGTATGTGGATCGGGTAACTGGCCATTTCGCCGCACATAAAAAGTTTGGTATTGCTGTTTTGGGCCACATCGGCCACATGCTTGATCATACGGATAATAGCGGGCTCCAGAGACCGATAAAGATGGGCCACTTTTCGGTTTTCCCTGTCTATTGCCATGGAGTACTGTATCAGATCGTTGGTGCCAATACTGAAAAAATCGACTTCTTTGGCCATCAAATCCGCCATGATCACTGCCGAAGGGACTTCTATCATGATTCCGATTTCAATATTCCTGTTAAATTTGATGCCTTCCTTATCTAAAGAATCGGACGTTTCGTTGAGGATCTTCTTAGCTTCGCAGATTTCATCCAGCGTGGATATCATGGGAAACATGATGCGAACATGACCAAAAGCGGCAGCCCGCAGTATGGCGCGAAGCTGGGTAATAAACACATCGGTTTTTGTCAAACAGTACCTGATCCCGCGAAGTCCAAGAGCAGGGTTCACTTCCTGTTCAAAAGGAGCATGGGAAATAACTTTGTCGCCGTTTATATCAAGGGTCCTTATGGTTACCGGTTTAGGAGCCATCACTTCAACGACATCCTTGTAGTTATCAAAAAGTTCATCTTCAGCGGGAAAATCAATACGGCTTAAATACTGGAATTCCGTCCTTAACAGACCGATACCGTCTCCGCCGTAGTTAATGACGGATACCACTTCTTCATGAAGTTCGATATTTCCCATAATCTTAAGTTGGATTCCGTCCGTTGTCTTGGCAGGGAAATGGCCGGTCCTGGTGATGGCAGCTTTATACTCATCGTATCTGATCTTTCGTTCGGCAAACTCTATGAGAGTCTGCTCATGAGGATGAATAACCACCATGCCGAGCATACCGTCAACAATGATCACATCATCGTTTTGAATAATATTGGTCGCATCTGCAAGCCCCAACACTGCTGGTATTTCAAGAGTACGGGCGACGATGGCTGTGTGGGATGCCATACTGCCTCTGTCGGTGACAAATGCTTTAATTTTTTCTAATTGTATCTGGCTTGTTTCCGCAGGGGAAAGATTGTGTGCCACCAGTATGACCCGCTTATATATTTCTCCGATATTTACCTGTTTTACCCCGACAAGATTTCGGATAATCAGATCGGACGCATGATCAATATCCTCCATCCGTTCCTTCAGATAGGAATCCGGCAATTTTCTAAACATCGATTTGATGCTTGTTACAGCTTTCTTAAGTGCCCACTCAGCGTTAACCCGTTCACTTTTAATTATTTTTATGGTTTTTTCATAAAGTTTTTTGTCTTTAAGAAGCACTTTCTGGGCTTCAAGTATAGAAACATGCTGCCGCAGTTCTTCCGGTGTGTCGTTAATAATTACATCCAGTTCATCCCTTGATTTTTTTACGGCGGCTTTAAAACGGTTGGTCTCATTTTTTAACTGTTTTTCCCTGATAAGATATTTCTCGACCACATCGACGCCTTCTTTATCGACGATGTAAGCCTTACCTATGGATATTCCAGGGGAAGCGCTTATTCCGTGAATTCTTATTTCACCTGTGTTCTGTTCCGGCATACCCTTTTATTCCTCAAACCCTTTTTCTACCAGAGCTATGATGTCATTTATAATATCGATATCCGATCGACTGTCAGCGGACAGCGCTATTGTTGATCCTTTTGCGCAGGCAAGTGTAAGTATATCAATGATACTGGAAGCGTCCACTTTCTGGTTGTCCTTGATCAACCATATGTTTGATTTCGCATTTTGTGCAAGTTTTGCTATTTTTGCTGCTGAGCGCGCGTGAAGTCCAAGTTCGTTTACAATCACCACTTCCTTTGAGAATGCAAAATTCAGCTTGCTCATAACTCTCCAACTATCAACAGACAGGATATATGTCAATCTGAAATCATTGACAAAGGACCCAGCGGTTGATAGAAAATTTTGTTGTTTATGGTTTACAGTTACCGGTTTACGCCTGAGAAAGCGGTGAACTGTAAAGCGACAACTGTGGACGGTTATGAATTTCAACGGTCTATAACAGTAAAATTAAGGAGGTATAAAAAATGCCAGATAGCGTACTGATATTCGGTAAAAATACCTGACCATTTACTACTGCGGCTCGTGAAGCTTATGCAGCGGAAGGCCGGGAGGTGGAATATTTTGATGTATCATCCCAGACTGACAAACTTCATACCATGCTGAAGTATTCCAGCGGGAAACGTAAGGTTCCGGTTATTATTGCAGATGGTAAGACCCTTATCGGGTATAACGGGAAATCATGAAAGGTTTAAAATATCGGCTGTATGCCGGTTAAAAAAAGTTAGAAGGAGCAGCCCTTCGGGCTTCAAAGAGCGTCCCTTCGGGACTTGATGAGCGGCCTTTCAGACTTCGCCTCTGGCTACGCCGTGACAAGCGGCCTTGAAGAGCGTCTCGCTATGCGGGACTTTAAGCCTAAAGCGTAGCGCTCTTTAAGCGAAGCGCTCATCAAACGAAGTGCTCCTCAAGCAAAGCGGTCAACAGGCCTAGTGTTTGATTTCCCGGATCAGGAGAAAATGATAAAAATGGAAAAACAATTTCTGGTGGACGATTTTAAAATAGGAGAATCATGGCGTTTGTTTAAAATCATGGGTGAATTTGTCGATGGCGTTGATAATCTGCATGATGTCGGACCGGCGGTAAGTATATTCGGATCAGCCAGGACCAAACCGGACGATCCCGAATATAAAAAAGCTGAAAAAATTGCCTCTTTTTTTGTTAAAAACAACTTTGCAGTGATTACCGGTGGCGGGGGCGGTGTCATGGAGGCTGCCAATAAGGGTGCAGCTGAAGCCGGAGGCACTTCTGTCGGGCTTAATATTGTGCTTCCCTTTGAGCAGGAGCCGAATAAGTATTCCAATCTTAACCTTGATTTCAATTATTTTTTCATCCGTAAAGTGATGTTTATTAAATATGCCTTTGCTTATATTATTATGCCGGGCGGTTTCGGCACTTTGGATGAGCTTTTTGAAGCGGTAACCCTTGTTCAAACCCGCCGCATAAGGCCTTTCCCCATCATTCTGGTGGGTTCTGATTATTGGTCCGGGCTCAAAGACTGGATAAAATCACGTTTGCTGGAAGAAAAACGGATATCGCCTGAAGATTTTGATATATTGCAGCTCATGGATGATCCCGAAGAAATTGTTAACGTGGTGAAAAAGATGGTCATTATATGAGCGACAGTCCGGCAATAGAAAAAATGCAGCACAGGGTCGAGGAGCTGAAAAGGGAAAATTTAAGGCTGGAAGAATCCGCAAAAGCGGCGTGGAATCAGAATGAATACCTGACGGCTTTGCATGAAACATCGGTGGGTTTGATCAACCGGCTGGACAGAAAGGAGCTTTTAGAGTCTGTATTAAACCGGGCGGCACTATTAACAGGGACGGAACACGGTTTTATTTATTTACTCGAACCCGGCGAGATGGAAATGGAGATGCGGGTGGTCATGGGTTTTTTCAACAGTCAACTGGGTCGCAGAGTGAGGCTGGATGAAGGATTGGGCGGGGTAATCTGGAAGACCGAGCAGCCGATGGTTGTGGATGACTACAGCTTATGGGATGATAGATTGCCGGACAGTTCTCTTGACCCACTTTGCGCCTCCGTCGGCATTCCTTTAAAAACAGAATC
This Thermodesulfobacteriota bacterium DNA region includes the following protein-coding sequences:
- a CDS encoding type II toxin-antitoxin system HipA family toxin; translated protein: MTSEAFVWIWLPDETKPVLCGKLQEKAGELQFYYGKSYLARRNAISLDIREMPLEGGAFRPRIGEMHGAIRDAAPDAWGRRVLLYRLNQNKVTEFDYLLNAGPDRIGALVVQESSDRYQPNEFETATIEQLVEAAGLIENGHPLPTTLDAALVHGSSVGGARPKALLYDNQSSWIAKFSSTTDQYPVVRSELAAMWMAGQCQIRVPSLRLVESLGKDVLLIERFDRIRVANGMKRRFMISGLTALQLHETESRLASYLDLTGFIRRYGKDAERDNAQLFRRMMFNILIGNNDDHARNHSFFWDGTHYHLTPAYDICPMLRSGLTANQAMIVGKQGRLSTVKNALSESGLFGITKDKAASIKEELVDKIETLWAEASDYAGLTKVQSELLRRSTVLSQGVFYQ
- the smpB gene encoding SsrA-binding protein SmpB, with amino-acid sequence MLENHIKIVAENRKARHNYFIEDKLEAGIALKGTEVKSLRLGRGNLKDSYAKIVNGEVFVHQMHIGPYPFAYYGNHDPLRPRKLLLHKHEIKRLYGKVNEKGSSLIPLRVYFKRGKVKITLAIAKGKRKYDKRQAIRKRDEKRELERERKNY
- the ptsP gene encoding phosphoenolpyruvate--protein phosphotransferase produces the protein MPEQNTGEIRIHGISASPGISIGKAYIVDKEGVDVVEKYLIREKQLKNETNRFKAAVKKSRDELDVIINDTPEELRQHVSILEAQKVLLKDKKLYEKTIKIIKSERVNAEWALKKAVTSIKSMFRKLPDSYLKERMEDIDHASDLIIRNLVGVKQVNIGEIYKRVILVAHNLSPAETSQIQLEKIKAFVTDRGSMASHTAIVARTLEIPAVLGLADATNIIQNDDVIIVDGMLGMVVIHPHEQTLIEFAERKIRYDEYKAAITRTGHFPAKTTDGIQLKIMGNIELHEEVVSVINYGGDGIGLLRTEFQYLSRIDFPAEDELFDNYKDVVEVMAPKPVTIRTLDINGDKVISHAPFEQEVNPALGLRGIRYCLTKTDVFITQLRAILRAAAFGHVRIMFPMISTLDEICEAKKILNETSDSLDKEGIKFNRNIEIGIMIEVPSAVIMADLMAKEVDFFSIGTNDLIQYSMAIDRENRKVAHLYRSLEPAIIRMIKHVADVAQNSNTKLFMCGEMASYPIHIPVLLGMGMDELSMNPQSIPEVKAMIRSLSVESSQQIMKDVLKQTSADGIFNLLKEFYGDILPDKEFTG
- a CDS encoding HPr family phosphocarrier protein — encoded protein: MSKLNFAFSKEVVIVNELGLHARSAAKIAKLAQNAKSNIWLIKDNQKVDASSIIDILTLACAKGSTIALSADSRSDIDIINDIIALVEKGFEE
- a CDS encoding UXX-star (seleno)protein family 1, which gives rise to MPDSVLIFGKNTUPFTTAAREAYAAEGREVEYFDVSSQTDKLHTMLKYSSGKRKVPVIIADGKTLIGYNGKS
- a CDS encoding TIGR00730 family Rossman fold protein produces the protein MEKQFLVDDFKIGESWRLFKIMGEFVDGVDNLHDVGPAVSIFGSARTKPDDPEYKKAEKIASFFVKNNFAVITGGGGGVMEAANKGAAEAGGTSVGLNIVLPFEQEPNKYSNLNLDFNYFFIRKVMFIKYAFAYIIMPGGFGTLDELFEAVTLVQTRRIRPFPIILVGSDYWSGLKDWIKSRLLEEKRISPEDFDILQLMDDPEEIVNVVKKMVII